A region of the Notolabrus celidotus isolate fNotCel1 chromosome 18, fNotCel1.pri, whole genome shotgun sequence genome:
CTGAAGATCTTTGTCCATCTTTGTGGCCATGGCTCAAACCATTTCCTCACAGAACTTCGAAGAAACTCCACCTTCATCCAGCAGGCGTCAGGTGAGACATTGATAATTTCTGATTTCAGCTTGGATTTATTATGGCTCTTTCACCAGCTTACATCAAATCTGTTGTTGGGTTTCCTGCTCTTTTAAGTGTACAGTGGCCCTCCTGATCCCATCCATGGCACAGCCTTATACCAGAAAGTGAGAAATACAGCCCAGGTAAGACAGGTTTGATTTAGTCATCAAATCAATTATAGAAATTTCACAGGATTAATACTTTTAATCTTCTTCCCATTTTCTACTCAAAGGAGGTGGCCAGGCTGCTTTTCACAGATACACTTTCAGCCAGAAGTGATGCACTCACTCTGAACACAGCCCCCCCGAGTATGGGTGAGTCATAAATTAAGTATTTAATGTTCATTTAAATAAACGTGACTAATGATAAATAAGTGTCTATTGCAGCTTGAAGGACCATTTTAATCCCCTTAGTAAGGGTATTTGTACTTTAGAGCTCTGAATACAACCAGtgctctgtctgtttctgtccaGGTATGGGCTCAGGAACTTCCCACAGGTCAGGAATGCAGGGATTTGGATACAGTCCGAGAAAGCAGGGAACAGGTGAGTGACGCacttttataaacacacactacacacacattcagcctCTCCTCTGTGTAGGAGTCTGTCTTTACCTTTATCTGTCTGTACCTGCTCCTCCCAGCAGGCAGTGACTCACTGCTGGATAAGATCCAGAAAGCTGCAGAGGTAGTGGCCAGCGCTGTTCTTCCCCCCACTGAACACCAGGGTATCCGTCTCCATGACAACCATTACCGGGCTGTGGTCGCGCCCTCTGCCCCTATAGAGGTGGCTGTGCCTGCGTGTGCCTACAATGTGCCTGCTCACAGACCTCAAGGTGAAACTTTGATGGTCTGAGGGGACATTAGCATTGGTTTCTCAGTTGATTTAAAATAGCGTGATGCAGTGCACTTCATGTCCTCTGCGCTGTGTACACTTGCCACAGGATTGAGCCAGCGCTGCCCAGGTCAGGTGGGAGGTGGTTGGGAGGAGACCGACAGTGGCACCAGCTCCTCTCATAACTCTTCTCAGGATATCCCAGctaacagcagagcctctgtgGGCAGCAAGTCAGCCGGTACAGGGAGCCAATCAGGAGCCAGCAGGGAGAGCAGTGGGGACCTATCAGAGCGGTgagcagcaaaatgaaacaaGCTTGTTTGATCACAAGGCACATTGAAGAGCTAGTACGTGATCATTTAAATATGAAGGGGGTTGTTTAGTTCTGTCAAAGTACATGATGTCAGCCTGGTCTGCAGGGTGGAAGCGTTGCAGTTAGGGGACTGTGGCCAGGAGGTGGCGCTCATCAACAGACTGACTGAGGGATCCAGAGTGTTTCTGTCCCGAGAGGAGAGCCAGCACTTCATCAAAGAGTCTGTCCATCTAAATGGATCCGTTATGAtctttattacttatttttgcGTATTATTGTTGCGATTAATTCCTGTTCTGTTTACTTCTTCAGGTGCTCCATTCTCAACTGTGAAGTTGTGGTGGAGTTGCTCTCAAGCAAGCTTCAAGATCCATCAAACACTATCAAGATGGTAATAGCATTTAGGACTCACCAGAGATCCaggttttgtttttgatgttgtcctactttttgtttcttattgttGTTTCCCTCCAAATGTTCAGCGggtgctgtgtgctgtgtcatgcctcatgacctctgacctcctctcTCTTGAACAAATGTTTGGAGCGACACAACGAAGACTCCGTCAGCTGAGTGAGGGTGCTCCGGGTCCTGTGGCCAACAAAGCCACTAAGGTGAGGGGAGAAAGCTGCACATGATACAGCACTGATAGGACAACACTACAAAGTATGAGCATTaagggtgtgtgtttttattcttatctCCTCTAACCAGATCCTGCGCCAGTTTGAGGCTCTCATGAGTGGATGCCTACACCCTCCCAGGCAGGATACAGCCAATAGCAACAACCAGACAATGCCCAATCAGCTTCCAACACCTACATACTCAGACCCTTTACTACCAACCTGCTCCTCTGTTAACACTAACCTCAACCATCATCAGCAGGATATCTCACCCACAGGTGTCAGCCAAACACTAAATCAcccatcatcttcttcttctgctccctCCACGGACCAGAGAGACTCTTCAGCAGAGATTAATGACGTTGATGCAGAGACACTGcctgcagctcagagagagTTGGTGCAAAACCATGTGGAGCCAATCAGGACTGCTGAGGATGAATTAGTTGTTGGGGAGCCAGAACTGGATGAAAACaggagctcttcccctttagcTGAACCCCCGAGGGAGCAGCCCAGTCTGAGCAGACTGTTCCTGTTCAACGGTATGGAACTGGTGACAAAGCCGAGGCCCCTGTGTGACAGAGAGGCctcacagacagagacaaataaAATGGACGACAGGTTCAGGGAGAATTTGTGTGTGCATAGCAGTATAAGTAGACCCAGTGATGAAACTCCTTTAATTTGCAATTCAGTAGCATCTGAACCAACGTCGGCCTTCTCATTTCTCAACTTTTGACCACCTTTTTACAGCTGGGACTGTAAACACTTAATCCAATGATGTCATCACATAAGTCagaaatctatttatttaaaaccAAAATTAGATCTGTGCAGTtttaacaattttaaaaaaggagattaATCATGGTTGGGTGTTTTGTTCTTATCTGTACCATGCCTCTTTTGAAgttctatttaagctgcagatTAGTTTGAGAGAGCTCGTATCAATTGTAATTGCCAGAATACAGATGTGCATAAACCACACTCCTCACGTATATTAAGTAGACTGGTCTGGAACTATGTTGCGGGTTGGCTGAGGTCTGATTTTGCAAAAGAAGAGAATTCCCTGAGAGTGGTTGTGTTAGATTACAGGTTCTGATTGACGGTTGTTTTATCTCAGGATTCCTTTTAGCCAACTGGAACAACTTGTACGCCTCTGCAGCACGCTCCACACCTCTGAGGGAGAGCACCCTCTCTTTGTACTTTGCACTACAGTTGCTTTCCTTAGAGACTCTACAGAAAGAATTGTCTTCCATATTTTTTGGTACTAAGCTATTACGTTTGTGTAAAGGTTATGAGTTTACAGATTATTTATTAAGTCTATCCTGTCTTGATAGATCCATACCTGAGTGATCAAAGAGTGCATGTCTATGATTAAAAGCTGTTAACTAAGGGAGGAATACATTGTGAGATCctgtgtgtacttgtgtatgAAAGAACATCTGCTATCTGTATAATGCAAACAGCTGGTTGCTCATGTTACCAAATAAAAAGCTGATTATGTTCATTAATACACCGTTAATTCAGTTGCTGTTGAGTGAAGAGCGAGCTACATGCACAGACAGTAATCCAGCCTACTGATAATTACCATCCAAGCTActgatgtgttttctttcactGAACACAGGCTgtgatgtaaaataaaacatgctgtatttttgttacAGCGCTAACTAAGTCTAGTACTGTCCTTTTATCTGAACACTGCATATCATCAGTGACATCACTTTCAGCAGGGCTTTTATTCCAGTGTCAGATGATTTGAAATATAACACAAAATATGACTCACTTCAACATCTCGCATTTTATTTGCAACACAGTGTGCTGGTCTTATTTAACCATACATGAACAAGTATGGCCGACAAGCttggtacacacacatacacacacatgttgtgtaaaatgttgaggAAGTAAAAAGTGATTCAGAGAGCCTTTCCTTCAGGCTGTGTTGTTGTTCAGGAGCACTGAACTGAGTATGGCGTTGGAGCCGCAGACTGCTGTGCTGCTCTCACAGCTCTATAATTAGCCAGAGTCTAATCTGAGGTTGGACTTTGGTGGTGAGGCTCAAGATGAATCTCTGTTACCTAGAACCTGCTGACCTGCAACACTAAAACATTAGATTCATTTAGAAAGTGAAATGTAAATACTTAATCTGAAATTTACTGCTTTGGTTTACGACAATAAACAAAGGCTTTAAGTAATATCTACTGGATTGTTTTAAGAATCTCCGATGTGATTAATCCATGGACGTCGTTTTATGAATGTGATCACTACAACTCCCTCCCTGTGGATACAAACATGAGACAAACTTCCCCGgtcaaaaataaacagaatgagGAATTATTGGGTAAAGTGCTTAGCTTTATTTAAGATTGCAAGCACTTTGGATCATCACACTCTCCTTTTGATTAGCACCAATGACAATGTCCACGCATCAACGCACGCATGTAAAGAgaatgatgcctctttataaagTGCAAAGggtgcgtgcacacacacacacgcacacacacacatcaatacTGCACAAAACCACAGTGGCTGGGCCATGGAAAGGCGGATGTGCTTATGGTCTTGACAAATGATACATGGCGAGGTGGGGATGAGTCTTTGTGCCCAAAAAATCTGTAAACCTCCCCACACATCGTCCCCACACATCGTCCCCACACATCGTCCCCACACATCGTCCCCACACATcgtccccccacccccccacccccctgaCCCAAGGGTGTTGCTTGAGGCTTTGAAAGAGGAGTCATCGTGCCAGTGATGTCAGCACTGATGTCGAAGGGCAATAGGTCAGgagaggggtcagaggtcacggtCATGTCGAGCCCGGGCGCCCTCTGGTCTGCAGACTATTGAAGTGCGCCTCCCTCAGGACTCTGTTGATGTGGTCGTAAGAGGCACTGCTGCTGTCGCCATGGAAACCATGCTGCGAGGAGCTTGCAGATTCTTCAGGCTTAGGGCTGAGGGAGTTGTGGGTGATGCGGTTGTTCTGGCTATGTATGCACGGCCTGGCGGTGACCACTACACCTCTCTCCGGACTGCTGATCCCATTGCTGCTGTCGCTGCTGGAAGactgcaaacacagagcagagatggGCCCTGAAGAGGAGcttcatggatggatggatgcagattctttaaataaaacatgtagtGCTCTTCCTGACCATGGTGCATTGCAAATGCGATACAGattcctgtgtttttatatgtatGATGCCTGGTTGCAGGCTGCATTCATAAATGTCTCGAGACTGCACATCAGAAGCTCAAGGATAGAAAATAAATGACCTTAATAAATGAGTAGAAAGATTTATCCTTTCCCACATGACTTTTCATCAAAACAGTGGAAATATTGTAGTATGTCTTTGTGATGCTCCTCAAAATTAGGGTGAAACCAGTCTCACCTCTGAATCCAAATCTGACACAAGCAGACTGGAACCCCCGCCTGACTTTTTGGCCTGCGGACTCAGCTGTTGGACCTCCTCACTGTCACAGCTACGGTGTCGTTTCCTGTGCACAACAGACCGGGGAGGAACATAAAGTATTCTGACTTAAAAGAGTGATCATTAAAGTGATGGAGATGGTGTGAAAGAAACTATGCAGGCGGGGGAGGggatgtggggggggggggcagggccgagagaggcagaaaattagaaagagagaaaatgaaggaCAACCAAAAATAGCATCTCACACTCAGGCAGTTACATGATCACTTAAAGCACTACCACCATGAGAACATATTGATTAATACAACCATACCCTGGTCTACGTTGAGACTACACACTGAGTGGGGTTTACACTAATACTGCATCAAGTGTGTTTTAGCTACATTGTTGCATTACCATTAAGAAAGACATGCTAAATATGACAGTGTGGATCAATCAGCCTGTatttcaaaacattattttcatgAATCCCCGTTACCTGCTGTCAGTCAGCATTTCTGCAGTCTTGGTGGATGCTATTTTGGCAAAGAGAAAGGTTGTTGCTCCCTGTGAGCTGGATTGAAGGATCTTAGTTCGAGGCTATGAATATGTTACAGCTCCACGACCATTAGCACGGCCCTGTTCAGTCTCATAACGTCAGGAAATCTTTGATGTATGAATGAGCGATCCAGATGGCCGAAGCAGACGTAGGAAAGCACAAACCTCTGCTATGAATGAATTCAGACCTCTCAGGAGTCCAGTCCGCCCTGCCTACGCCTCGGTACTGGtacaaactgctgctgtgtatCTGAGAGAACCAGCTGACTGACACAGCTATCTAGTATCTCTTCTCGTTGACGTGAATCTCGAAGAACTCAGGACATGACAACAACGAGACGAAGCTAGCCCGCTAGCAGCTACTCTACAACGTGAAATCAGCAAAATGTCAGGCTAACTACTTCAGCTAACTGGACTGAGCTAACTCAAAGTTCTTCCGCTTTCGTAAATCGTCCACTGGCTGTCAGCCGAAGTTAACTGTTCCCTGGACTCGACATAAATCCAGCACACGCGGTTTAACAACTAGAGTGAAGAAAACATGTACTGTTAATGTTGTTTGAAGTACACTGATGCATACTCAAGAGGCGGATGATATATAACAACTCGCCTATCCTGCTGGTTGTCAAAGTCGCACCGAGTGAAGCGCTTACtagagatgtgacgttcgcgaacgagtcggtcttttgaacggctcttttaagtgaacgatgagaaccgattcgctgttgcgagccgttcatttgggagccgttttttacggtggccctgaagtgcaaatcacaacggcaaatcagaaaacacaacggcaaatcagaaaacacaacggcaaatcagaaaacacaacacaatggcaaatcagaaaacacaacacaatggcaaatcagaaaacacaacggcaaatcaaaaaacacaacggcaaatcagaaaacacaacggcaaatcagaaaacacaacggcaaaacagaaaacacaacggcaaatcagaaaacacaacggcaaatcaaagaggttcccttcaaagagccagaAATCCCATCTCTAGAGCTTACATGTGACGTCATTAGTAAAAGCAGGCATTTGAGAACAGTAGGAAAATACGTAAATATCGGTTTTAGACAGCGAGACAGTGGTTGGAAATGTTGGTTCTTGGCTTGCCTCATTGCCATAATGCAGTGTCAGTGTGCAGAAACATGAAGGACCAAATACATGTTGTCTTAAAGACGTCTTAAGAATTCTTGTATTGCATGTATTTTCTCAATTGATATTGTTAGTTGGGATTTCTGATATATAGTTTGGTTGTGACAGTTTCTCGTTTGAAACAACAGGTGTCTCAGGTAAAGCTTAGTTtggagcaagaaaaaaaaacaaaatcttcaTGGCGGTTTCAATTTTTTCTCACTTTAATAGCAGGTGATCATTGAAGTAGGAAGAACAACGATACAACTTCGAACTCCGAGCATACAAAGGACACGTGAATGCAGCATAAGGGCAAACAGTTTCCGGTATCAACACAATGGTGAACAACTTGTCAGTGGCAGTCCTTATACTCAGTTTAAAGATTTTCTCTccacaaaaaaaagtatttttttatgaCAGGAGGAATTCTTGTGGAGTTTCGatgaaattattttcttttaatctaACATACGTGTTGCGAGGTAAGTTATATACTTCGTAAAATGCTAAAATAagtagatacatttttttaagcacTATTAGACTGTCAGTCAGCAAGTGTCTGTCCAGGCAGGTCAGTCAATCTACTAATATCCCTACTGTACGGTCATCTGCATGCCATTATGTACAGCtacacaaaaacaatatttccATGTTCACAGgactttatttattgttttttttctgagtagctttgttattataattttttttaactgtttattttggtttttcACCACTTAACACACATTTTCTACATTAATTACCATttatataaagacattttttataataaataaataaataaaatgaaataaaataaacatttgtatataaattaaatacatatagAATATATATAAGGAAtggtaaaaatatgaataaaacattatGTAATAACAGGCATTTCAGGCAAGGGTCAGGGCCTCCTAATTAGCTGTAAGAAAGGTGTTAATGACCTACCTTAAATACAACCAAAACACAATAAGTCTTCAGAATATTAATTCATACAGcttctttaaatacatttcacccATAGGTAACCATAGGGGCCGGTGCCTAATCTGtaacaaagaacaacaaaccTCTGTAACAGAgtgttttgtatattttaacTTGACCAAATCTATATCTACTATGTGTCTCTCTTCCAGATGAAGGTGATCCAGCACTCTGTGGAGACCCTGCAAACAGCTTTGATCTCTAATCGTCAGGACTTGGTTACACTTTATAACAAGTACACTAAGAATGAGCGGCATCTTCTAGAGGAGGGATTCCACTCAGGGCAGCCAGGTTCCCTTTTCCAGCCCATTACTGtgcactctgactctgactggaTCCCTGCTCATCCCGAAGAGCCTCAAGACTTTGAGAGCTTCTACAGAGACCTTTACCGCAAAACTCCTGATGCAAGCCTCCATACTATTTATATTCAAACCATAGGTGAGGCTCTCTGTGTTAAGTGAAGGTACAGCCTCTGGTGTGTTTATACTTATCCTCAATAACAACCCAGTATACCATTACCCATCAAcactcaaaatgaaaacaaaaatgttaacacagttatgaaacagaataaCCAAAAAATGTTAAGGCAACGTTCAAACCTCTACACTATTTTTCTCATAGGTTCGTTTGGGGAGGTAGGCTCTCAGACAGACCAGTACGTGGAGTGGCTCAGAGACTACTGCCAGGTGTTCTTCTATGGGCTCTCTGTCAAGCTGCTGCCAGCAGTTACTGTGGCTGAAACCAGATGTTCTTTCAGGATTAACAGTAACTCACACAACATTCAGATCCGTACCCGTAAGTTAGTTCTGCCCCCTCCTCATCTGTTGGGATGTCTTAGCCACTTTTCATGTAGAAATATATGAGAATGAAGGGTCAACGTTACGAATGTTGCTTTGAAAATGCACAATATTGCTTAGTAGTTGTTTTCTCTTGGCTTGTAGGTGACCTGCTTCGATTCCTGGAGGAAAGGAAACCCAAAGATGCTTTCTGTATTGTCGGACTGACCATGATTGACCTTTACCCCAAGGACTCCTGGAACTTTGTCTTTGGGGAGGCTTCTCTCAGTATGGGTGAGATTTAACCACACAGCCTTTGCTAAGTATCTCAACATATTGTAATTTTGCTGTTGAAGTACCTTCCTATCTCCTGAAAAAGCTACAAAAGTAGACGGTAAAGTAAATATTGGTTCGATCAGTATTTTATGCAATCTGTAGCATGCAGTATGGTTGAGCTTCCACTAGATGGTACAAAAGTGATTTATATAGAATTCTTGAAATTGCATTGGCTGTTTAGTCAAGGTTGCTCCATTTTGTCTTCAGGAATGGGTGTTTTCAGCTTTGCCAGGTATGATGACAACTTCTACAGTAGAAGTTACGCCGgtaggctgcagaaacaacttCAGCCAAAGCAGGGGGACTACTCTGTGTTTGATGACTACTACACTCCCCCCATCAGCAGCACTCTGCTCCTTCGATCCTGCAAGGTCTATTACAAATCTGCTCCTTTGATTGCTAACTTTTTGTACCATGAACCTTTGACTGGTCTTGCCAAAGAGCTTGTGTCAATACTACtgattagaaaaagaaaaaattcaaTACTGCtggttgttttttctgtgtttgcctATATTTgttatcagaaaacactattgttttttttcagaccATGACCCATGAAATTGGCCACATGTTTGGCATACAACATTGCCAGTGGTTAAACTGTGTCATGCAGGGCTCCAACCACCTTGAGGAGTCTGATCGGCGACCCCTGGATTTCTGTCCTGTCTGCCTTCGTAAGATACAAGTCGCAATCGGCTTCAAAATAGCTGAAAGATAccaggtaaaaagaaaatgatctgAGGAAGGTTTATTATTGTGATGGCTCAgcaaaatgtattatttgtgtattaaaatgcaagacttaaaaaaaaaaaaacagtacaagTATAGTAAGGTCAATGAAAAAAAGCATCATGACAAACTTTTATGAATGAAATACTTGATTTGTTCCCTCACATGGTCCTGGGTCAGTGAGTGCAGTCACACATGCCAAAGTAATCCTGCTTATTACAACCCACTTTCTAGAAACACCCATACAACACACGGAGAACATTCTCAACTGCCTGTTGAGAGTTCACTGGcagttcatttttaatgtttgcagCTAAAACATATTGACTGACATATTTCACACCAGACCACACTGTTTCACCACAATAGATTGTAACTTTACCTTAACTGTACCCACATCATTCCCCAACTTCTTCTTTGGAGTTCCTTGCAAAATTAAGTTAAGTAAGAATCACAGATACAAAATGTAAATACTTAAAAGAGATTACAGTTCATTAGAGGTAGCTGTTGTAAgtattaaccctaaccctaaccctaaccctcaaagtcatttattattataatggtttaaatatatatattataagcACATAAGTTTGCCAAAGGGGCAGAAACAGTCACATGCATTAATGTTTGGGTCTTTTGTGTTTAACAGGCCTTACTGCAGTGGATGGAGGAGAATCAGAGTCAAACATCCTGTCAGTCTGTGCCCCTCTTTCCCAAACCAACTGAAACTTTTCACACATCCAAATTGTGGCTACGCAGATGCTTAGACATACTGCAAAGTACATGAACTACAGGAATAAGCCTGGGTTATAATGGGATTTCAGTATTTGTTTCTTTCCTCAAAAAGACAAACCCACGTTTGTTTATAAACTACTTGTGTTTTAATCAGAGTGGTAATGGGCACTCCTATGGGAGAGGAGATCCCTTTTGGAGGGAgtatcatatttatattgagtagtatctgtttaaagctcctgtgaggagtttctcgCTGGTTGTGGAGCAGACTTAAATTCACATAAATGTCTCAATATAATCTACACAAGCAAACAGTAATAAGTTTCAGAATTTCTATATCATGGTTATTAATTAACTATTAACCACTGGTGGGGGTAGATGTCAGAAAGCTGAGTGACTGCATGCTgcctttaacattttcaatagcAGAGATCCACGGTAGGTATAtttcacagtttaaaaaaaagcaggatgagttaaaaaataataatctgctTATACATGTAAAGGACAAAATCAACAGATATATAACAGGTACTAGTGTGTCCATATAGGGGGCAccataacaacacacacaaagtttttcacagtagctt
Encoded here:
- the tepsin gene encoding AP-4 complex accessory subunit tepsin isoform X2, whose translation is MATFMERLAFLQKVPTLMKATADDENPCPGYLFQEIGKISHESSGCGQCLLEYLLERLQVESCHVKLKVLKIFVHLCGHGSNHFLTELRRNSTFIQQASVYSGPPDPIHGTALYQKVRNTAQEVARLLFTDTLSARSDALTLNTAPPSMGMGSGTSHRSGMQGFGYSPRKQGTGSDSLLDKIQKAAEVVASAVLPPTEHQGIRLHDNHYRAVVAPSAPIEVAVPACAYNVPAHRPQGLSQRCPGQVGGGWEETDSGTSSSHNSSQDIPANSRASVGSKSAGTGSQSGASRESSGDLSERLVCRVEALQLGDCGQEVALINRLTEGSRVFLSREESQHFIKECSILNCEVVVELLSSKLQDPSNTIKMRVLCAVSCLMTSDLLSLEQMFGATQRRLRQLSEGAPGPVANKATKILRQFEALMSGCLHPPRQDTANSNNQTMPNQLPTPTYSDPLLPTCSSVNTNLNHHQQDISPTGVSQTLNHPSSSSSAPSTDQRDSSAEINDVDAETLPAAQRELVQNHVEPIRTAEDELVVGEPELDENRSSSPLAEPPREQPSLSRLFLFNGMELVTKPRPLCDREASQTETNKMDDRFRENLCVHSSISRPSDETPLICNSVASEPTSAFSFLNF
- the si:dkey-21c1.1 gene encoding protein FAM104A-like translates to MLTDSRKRHRSCDSEEVQQLSPQAKKSGGGSSLLVSDLDSESSSSDSSNGISSPERGVVVTARPCIHSQNNRITHNSLSPKPEESASSSQHGFHGDSSSASYDHINRVLREAHFNSLQTRGRPGST
- the LOC117829754 gene encoding archaemetzincin-2 — protein: MKVIQHSVETLQTALISNRQDLVTLYNKYTKNERHLLEEGFHSGQPGSLFQPITVHSDSDWIPAHPEEPQDFESFYRDLYRKTPDASLHTIYIQTIGSFGEVGSQTDQYVEWLRDYCQVFFYGLSVKLLPAVTVAETRCSFRINSNSHNIQIRTRDLLRFLEERKPKDAFCIVGLTMIDLYPKDSWNFVFGEASLSMGMGVFSFARYDDNFYSRSYAGRLQKQLQPKQGDYSVFDDYYTPPISSTLLLRSCKTMTHEIGHMFGIQHCQWLNCVMQGSNHLEESDRRPLDFCPVCLRKIQVAIGFKIAERYQALLQWMEENQSQTSCQSVPLFPKPTETFHTSKLWLRRCLDILQST
- the tepsin gene encoding AP-4 complex accessory subunit tepsin isoform X3; its protein translation is MATFMERLAFLQKVPTLMKATADDENPCPGYLFQEIGKISHESSGCGQCLLEYLLERLQVESCHVKLKVLKIFVHLCGHGSNHFLTELRRNSTFIQQASVYSGPPDPIHGTALYQKVRNTAQEVARLLFTDTLSARSDALTLNTAPPSMGMGSGTSHRSGMQGFGYSPRKQGTAGSDSLLDKIQKAAEVVASAVLPPTEHQGIRLHDNHYRAVVAPSAPIEVAVPACAYNVPAHRPQGLSQRCPGQVGGGWEETDSGTSSSHNSSQDIPANSRASVGSKSAGTGSQSGASRESSGDLSERVEALQLGDCGQEVALINRLTEGSRVFLSREESQHFIKECSILNCEVVVELLSSKLQDPSNTIKMRVLCAVSCLMTSDLLSLEQMFGATQRRLRQLSEGAPGPVANKATKILRQFEALMSGCLHPPRQDTANSNNQTMPNQLPTPTYSDPLLPTCSSVNTNLNHHQQDISPTGVSQTLNHPSSSSSAPSTDQRDSSAEINDVDAETLPAAQRELVQNHVEPIRTAEDELVVGEPELDENRSSSPLAEPPREQPSLSRLFLFNGMELVTKPRPLCDREASQTETNKMDDRFRENLCVHSSISRPSDETPLICNSVASEPTSAFSFLNF
- the tepsin gene encoding AP-4 complex accessory subunit tepsin isoform X1, which gives rise to MATFMERLAFLQKVPTLMKATADDENPCPGYLFQEIGKISHESSGCGQCLLEYLLERLQVESCHVKLKVLKIFVHLCGHGSNHFLTELRRNSTFIQQASVYSGPPDPIHGTALYQKVRNTAQEVARLLFTDTLSARSDALTLNTAPPSMGMGSGTSHRSGMQGFGYSPRKQGTAGSDSLLDKIQKAAEVVASAVLPPTEHQGIRLHDNHYRAVVAPSAPIEVAVPACAYNVPAHRPQGLSQRCPGQVGGGWEETDSGTSSSHNSSQDIPANSRASVGSKSAGTGSQSGASRESSGDLSERLVCRVEALQLGDCGQEVALINRLTEGSRVFLSREESQHFIKECSILNCEVVVELLSSKLQDPSNTIKMRVLCAVSCLMTSDLLSLEQMFGATQRRLRQLSEGAPGPVANKATKILRQFEALMSGCLHPPRQDTANSNNQTMPNQLPTPTYSDPLLPTCSSVNTNLNHHQQDISPTGVSQTLNHPSSSSSAPSTDQRDSSAEINDVDAETLPAAQRELVQNHVEPIRTAEDELVVGEPELDENRSSSPLAEPPREQPSLSRLFLFNGMELVTKPRPLCDREASQTETNKMDDRFRENLCVHSSISRPSDETPLICNSVASEPTSAFSFLNF